The Pan paniscus chromosome 1, NHGRI_mPanPan1-v2.0_pri, whole genome shotgun sequence genome has a segment encoding these proteins:
- the LOC100991644 gene encoding low affinity immunoglobulin gamma Fc region receptor II-a isoform X2 — translation MTMETQMSQNVCPRNLWLLQPLTVLLLLASADSQAAPPKAVLKLEPPWINVLQEDSVTLTCRGARSPESDSIQWFHNGNLIPTHTQPSYRFKANNNDSGEYTCQTGQTSLSDPVHLTVLSEWLVLQTPHLEFQEGETIVLRCHSWKDKPLVKVTFFQNGKSQKFSHLDPNFSIPQANHSHSGDYHCTGNIGYTLFSSKPVTITVQAPSVGSSSPVGIIVAVVIATAVAAIVAAVVALIYCRKKRISANSTDPVKAAQFEPPGRQMIAIRKRQLEETNNDYETADGGYMTLNPRAPTDDDKNIYLTLPPNDHVNSNN, via the exons ATGACTATGGAGACCCAAATGTCTCAGAATGTATGTCCCAGAAACCTGTGGCTGCTTCAACCATTGACAGTTTTGCTGCTGCTGG CTTCTGCAGACAGTCAAGCTG CTCCCCCAAAGGCTGTGCTGAAACTTGAGCCCCCGTGGATCAACGTGCTCCAGGAGGACTCTGTGACTCTGACATGCCGGGGGGCTCGCAGCCCTGAGAGCGACTCCATTCAGTGGTTCCACAATGGGAATCTCATCCCCACCCACACGCAGCCCAGCTACAGGTTCAAGGCCAACAACAATGACAGCGGGGAGTACACGTGCCAGACTGGCCAGACCAGCCTCAGCGACCCTGTGCATCTGACTGTGCTTTCCG AATGGCTGGTGCTCCAGACCCCTCACCTGGAGTTCCAGGAGGGAGAAACCATCGTGCTGAGGTGCCACAGCTGGAAGGACAAGCCTCTGGTCAAGGTCACATTCTTCCAGAATGGAAAATCCCAGAAATTCTCCCATTTGGATCCCAACTTCTCCATCCCACAAGCAAACCACAGTCACAGTGGTGATTACCACTGCACAGGAAACATAGGCTACACGCTGTTCTCATCCAAGCCTGTGACCATCACTGTCCAAG CGCCCAGCGTGGGCAGCTCTTCACCAGTGGGGATCATTGTGGCTGTGGTCATTGCGACTGCTGTAGCAGCCATTGTTGCTGCTGTAGTGGCCTTGATCTACTGCAGGAAAAAGCGGATTTCAG CCAATTCCACTGATCCTGTGAAGGCTGCCCAATTTGAG CCACCTGGACGTCAAATGATTGCCATCAGAAAGAGACAACTTGAAGAAACCAACAATGACTATGAAACAGCTGACGGCGGCTACATGACTCTGAACCCCAGGGCACCTACTGACGATGATAAAAACATCTACCTGACTCTTCCTCCCAACGACCATGTCAACAGTAATAACTAA
- the LOC100991644 gene encoding low affinity immunoglobulin gamma Fc region receptor II-a isoform X1 — MTMETQMSQNVCPRNLWLLQPLTVLLLLASADSQAAAPPKAVLKLEPPWINVLQEDSVTLTCRGARSPESDSIQWFHNGNLIPTHTQPSYRFKANNNDSGEYTCQTGQTSLSDPVHLTVLSEWLVLQTPHLEFQEGETIVLRCHSWKDKPLVKVTFFQNGKSQKFSHLDPNFSIPQANHSHSGDYHCTGNIGYTLFSSKPVTITVQAPSVGSSSPVGIIVAVVIATAVAAIVAAVVALIYCRKKRISANSTDPVKAAQFEPPGRQMIAIRKRQLEETNNDYETADGGYMTLNPRAPTDDDKNIYLTLPPNDHVNSNN, encoded by the exons ATGACTATGGAGACCCAAATGTCTCAGAATGTATGTCCCAGAAACCTGTGGCTGCTTCAACCATTGACAGTTTTGCTGCTGCTGG CTTCTGCAGACAGTCAAGCTG CAGCTCCCCCAAAGGCTGTGCTGAAACTTGAGCCCCCGTGGATCAACGTGCTCCAGGAGGACTCTGTGACTCTGACATGCCGGGGGGCTCGCAGCCCTGAGAGCGACTCCATTCAGTGGTTCCACAATGGGAATCTCATCCCCACCCACACGCAGCCCAGCTACAGGTTCAAGGCCAACAACAATGACAGCGGGGAGTACACGTGCCAGACTGGCCAGACCAGCCTCAGCGACCCTGTGCATCTGACTGTGCTTTCCG AATGGCTGGTGCTCCAGACCCCTCACCTGGAGTTCCAGGAGGGAGAAACCATCGTGCTGAGGTGCCACAGCTGGAAGGACAAGCCTCTGGTCAAGGTCACATTCTTCCAGAATGGAAAATCCCAGAAATTCTCCCATTTGGATCCCAACTTCTCCATCCCACAAGCAAACCACAGTCACAGTGGTGATTACCACTGCACAGGAAACATAGGCTACACGCTGTTCTCATCCAAGCCTGTGACCATCACTGTCCAAG CGCCCAGCGTGGGCAGCTCTTCACCAGTGGGGATCATTGTGGCTGTGGTCATTGCGACTGCTGTAGCAGCCATTGTTGCTGCTGTAGTGGCCTTGATCTACTGCAGGAAAAAGCGGATTTCAG CCAATTCCACTGATCCTGTGAAGGCTGCCCAATTTGAG CCACCTGGACGTCAAATGATTGCCATCAGAAAGAGACAACTTGAAGAAACCAACAATGACTATGAAACAGCTGACGGCGGCTACATGACTCTGAACCCCAGGGCACCTACTGACGATGATAAAAACATCTACCTGACTCTTCCTCCCAACGACCATGTCAACAGTAATAACTAA